In one window of Rhodothermales bacterium DNA:
- a CDS encoding aminodeoxychorismate/anthranilate synthase component II, protein MILVIDNYDSFTYNLVHLIGRETPDIVVHRNDALTVAEALSLAPAGVVISPGPGRPDQAGITMDLIRAAGAAGIPVLGVCLGHQAIGQVYGGDVVYAPSLMHGKTSVIEHNGVGLFAGLAEPFEATRYHSLVVDPATLPDALEVTAHTGDGIIMGLNHKTLPVCGIQFHPESVMTLAGPAMIRNWLRVVDTRAATPFAPSFS, encoded by the coding sequence ATGATCCTCGTCATCGACAACTACGACTCGTTCACCTACAACCTCGTCCACCTCATCGGACGCGAGACGCCCGACATCGTCGTCCACCGCAACGACGCGCTCACGGTGGCCGAGGCGCTGTCGCTGGCGCCGGCCGGCGTGGTCATCTCCCCCGGCCCCGGCCGGCCCGACCAGGCCGGCATCACGATGGACCTCATCCGCGCCGCGGGTGCCGCCGGCATCCCGGTGCTGGGCGTGTGCCTTGGCCACCAGGCCATCGGGCAGGTGTACGGGGGGGATGTCGTGTATGCTCCTAGCCTCATGCACGGCAAAACCAGCGTGATCGAGCACAACGGCGTCGGCCTTTTCGCCGGCCTCGCCGAACCCTTTGAGGCCACGCGGTATCACTCCCTTGTCGTGGACCCCGCCACCCTGCCGGATGCGCTTGAAGTGACGGCACACACGGGCGACGGCATCATCATGGGGCTCAACCACAAAACCCTGCCGGTCTGCGGCATCCAGTTTCATCCGGAGAGCGTGATGACGCTCGCCGGCCCCGCGATGATTCGCAACTGGCTCCGTGTCGTCGACACGCGCGCCGCCACCCCCTTCGCACCGAGCTTCTCATGA